A DNA window from Hydractinia symbiolongicarpus strain clone_291-10 chromosome 6, HSymV2.1, whole genome shotgun sequence contains the following coding sequences:
- the LOC130647552 gene encoding ubiquinone biosynthesis O-methyltransferase-like, with translation MDISTENVTISEEDKKFVLNFYSKLYSNLKNLSQFYDDFASTYYKVHEINRCDAHQRLANDLAVFFENKNLEQKKILDVGCGNGCLGQSLVEKGFKNIDGLDISKKFVEMCKETGCYNKLFQVPLTANPTPGIEENSYDIAVSSGCYVAGHIPLDTLFELTRIVKPGGYIFYTLHDPNYTMDYMNWHGKIMKERKADLISMKLAPYRLEPRKNFEQVYAYYVLFKVL, from the exons ATGGATATCAGCACTGAAAATGTCACCATCAGTGAGGAagacaaaaaatttgttttaaatttttattcaaaattatattcgaatttaaaaaatctatctCAATTTTATGATGACTTCGCTTCAACATATTACAAAGTCCATGAAATTAACAGGTGTGATGCTCACCAGAGGCTTGCAAATGATTTAGCCGTATTTTTTgagaataaaaatttagaacaaaaaaagattttagatGTTGGATGTGGTAATGGATGTCTTGGGCAATCTCTTGTTGAGAAAGGATTTAAAAATATCGATGGATTAGATATATCGAAGAAATTCGTGGAAATGTGTAAAGAGACAGGATGCTACAATAAATTGTTTCAAG TGCCATTGACAGCTAATCCAACACCTGGTATTGAAGAAAATTCATACGACATTGCTGTTTCCAGTGGATGCTACGTCGCGGGTCATATACCACTGGATACGTTATTTGAACTAACACGTATAGTGAAGCCTGGTGGTTATATATTCTACACACTTCATGACCCTAACTACACGATGGATTATATGAATTGGCATGGCAAGATAATGAAAGAAAGGAAAGCTGATTTGATCTCTATGAAACTGGCACCATACAGATTGGAACCACGAAAAAACTTTGAACAAGTTTATGCTTATTACGTGCTGTTTAAAGTATTATAA
- the LOC130647551 gene encoding putative methyltransferase YqeM, with product MAENKKSLKIAENKKGQILSDEDIKLALYYYEKLYSNVENLSGTYDDLSSIYDEAVSIFKYDAYKRLAKDLAVFLEHKHLEEKLILDVGCGNGNLGKSLVEEGFKNIDGLDISEKLLEMCKETKCYNKLYKEPLTANPTPDIEDNSYDIAVSSGCYVAGHIPLDTLFELTRIVKPGGYIFYTLHDPNYTMDYMNWHGKLMKEKKAELISMKLAPYRLEPRKNFEQVYAYYVLFRVL from the exons ATggcggaaaataaaaaaagtttaaagataGCGGAAAATAAAAAAGGTCAAATTCTCAGTGACGAGGATATAAAGCTTGCTTTATATTACTACGAGAAGTTGTACTCAAACGTAGAGAATTTGTCAGGAACCTATGATGATCTTTCTTCTATATACgatgaagctgtctctattttcaaaTATGACGCCTACAAAAGACTTGCAAAAGATTTAGCCGTATTTCTGGAGCATAAACATTTGgaagaaaaattgattttagATGTTGGATGTGGTAATGGAAATCTTGGGAAATCTCTTGTTGAAGAAGGATTTAAAAATATCGATGGATTAGATATATCGGAGAAGTTGTTGGAGATgtgtaaagaaacaaaatgttacAATAAATTGTATAAAG AACCATTGACAGCTAATCCAACACCGGATATTGAAGATAACTCATACGACATTGCTGTTTCCAGTGGATGCTACGTCGCGGGTCATATACCACTGGATACGCTATTTGAACTAACACGTATTGTGAAGCCTGGTGGTTATATATTCTACACACTTCATGACCCTAACTACACGATGGATTACATGAATTGGCATGGAAAGTTAATGAAAGAAAAGAAAGCTGAGTTGATCTCTATGAAACTGGCACCATACAGATTGGAACCACGAAAGAACTTTGAACAAGTTTATGCTTATTACGTGTTGTTTAGAgtgttataa
- the LOC130647553 gene encoding demethylmenaquinone methyltransferase-like has product MSTAAGRATISDEDREFATKFYDKLYSNLDDLTAGYNELAPIYDRVASIVQFDSPKRLANELAKLLKHKNLEKQKILDVGCGTGSLGKSLVEEGFKNIDGLDIPEKFLEMCKDSKCYKKLYKVSLTANPTPGIEENTYDIAISTGCYIVNHISMDTLFELTRIVKPGGYIFYTLHDPNYTMDYMNWHGKIMKEKKAELISMTLEPYKLESRNDFKLSYGYFVLFKVL; this is encoded by the exons ATGTCAACCGCTGCCGGGAGAGCGACTATTAGCGATGAAGATCGGGAGTTTGCTACAAAGTTTTACGATAAACTGTATTCAAACTTGGATGATTTAACAGCCGGCTACAATGAGCTTGCTCCTATCTATGATAGGGTGGCTTCCATAGTTCAATTCGATTCTCCGAAGCGGCTCGCCAACGAGTTAGCTAAAttgttaaaacataaaaacttagaaaaacaaaagattttagaTGTTGGATGTGGTACAGGTAGTCTTGGAAAATCTCTAGTTGAAGAAGGATTTAAAAATATCGATGGATTAGATATACCTGAGAAATTTTTGGAGATGTGTAAAGATTCAAAATGTTACAAGAAATTGTACAAAG TTTCACTAACAGCCAATCCAACTCCTGGAATTGAGGAGAATACATACGACATTGCTATTTCCACTGGATGTTACATCGTAAATCACATTTCAATGGATACGCTATTTGAATTGACACGTATAGTAAAACCTGGTGGTTATATATTCTACACACTTCATGACCCTAACTACACGATGGATTATATGAATTGGCATGGAAAGATAATGAAAGAAAAGAAAGCTGAATTGATCTCGATGACTTTGGAACCATACAAATTGGAGTCACGAAATGATTTCAAGTTAAGCTACGGTTACTTCGTGTTATTTAAAGTTTTGTAA
- the LOC130647559 gene encoding uncharacterized protein LOC130647559 produces the protein MSVRTSSTRELRKRASKDASATKVTKKPKISSKELNLYFKSYKGGLGDFHIPIFKSVNDIAKPTKVLYPGCHRHITASLIFEDVVYVDNYSKVQTLYDDPKALAWIDEHKEYNNDAKIKFKCKNFEGDFGEKVNSFDLIMSMSAGIVTKSGSKYLKKSGYFLVSDAHFDARMINLDPNFKLTHVWQNDQFDYSEAALEGHFTTKDGKALTEAMVLESIDKPKAKRSFKLQKEAIFYLFKKIK, from the coding sequence atGAGTGTTAGGACAAGTTCAACAAGGGAGTTACGAAAAAGAGCTAGCAAAGATGCATCTGCTACTAAAGTTACCAAAAAACCTAAAATCTCATCAAAAGAACTCAATTTATATTTCAAGTCATACAAAGGAGGTCTTGGTGATTTTCACATCCCAATCTTTAAAAGTGTGAATGATATAGCAAAACCAACAAAAGTTCTGTATCCTGGTTGCCATCGTCATATAACTGCATCTTTGATTTTTGAAGATGTTGTTTACGTAGACAATTACTCCAAGGTTCAAACTTTGTATGACGATCCAAAAGCCCTGGCATGGATTGACGAGCATAAAGAGTACAACAACGATGCAAAAATCaagtttaaatgtaaaaactttgaaggtgattttgGTGAAAAGGTTAACAGTTTTGATTTGATAATGTCAATGTCCGCGGGAATTGTGACAAAATCTGGTTCGAAATATTTGAAGAAATCTGGTTATTTTTTAGTCTCTGATGCTCACTTTGATGCTAGAATGATAAATCTGGATCCTAATTTTAAGTTAACCCACGTTTGGCAGAATGATCAGTTTGATTATTCAGAGGCAGCATTAGAAGGTCATTTCACAACAAAAGATGGAAAAGCACTTACAGAAGCAATGGTCCTAGAAAGCATTGATAAGCCGAAAGCAAAACGTTCTTTTAAACTTCAAAAAGAGGCAATATTTTATctgttcaaaaaaataaaatag
- the LOC130647557 gene encoding uncharacterized protein LOC130647557, which yields MSSDTNSDASQKVADAQALIKEIIAANLKSVSQSKPKAPFSPSFVTSLGATTKRHFPSTIVAVPSHVQDHSVGVPSEAKRVKTDPENFVVRVDEVATSGESVHIVDVDTSEKIIINTQPDMGEMVHEQKNELSPQQNFVIAEMKQPVNQQIVLTEEELAEMPVKDLNALLRGLPESEVLKLKQKRRTIKNRGYAQTSRTKRTTQKTVLESEKISLEQHLSNLARENEALRRERDEARIKLEAFERFAGMSGIVLMTGDNGDIKTASVPSTVIVSSTGEVTVNNRSIKVETSNNNQNFLSTKLNNEHVSTALIPDPSLLRKKDDNH from the coding sequence ATGTCATCAGATACTAATTCGGATGCCAGTCAAAAGGTTGCTGATGCACAGGCATTAATAAAAGAGATAATAGCAGCAAATTTAAAGTCTGTTTCCCAGTCTAAGCCAAAGGCACCCTTCTCGCCAAGTTTTGTTACATCTCTTGGTGCCACGACAAAAAGACACTTCCCTTCTACCATAGTTGCAGTTCCTAGTCACGTCCAAGATCATTCTGTTGGAGTCCCAAGTGAAGCTAAAAGGGTTAAGACAGATCCTGAGAATTTTGTTGTTAGAGTTGATGAAGTTGCAACAAGTGGCGAATCAGTTCACATTGTTGATGTAGATAcaagtgaaaaaattattattaacacTCAACCTGATATGGGAGAGATGGTACATGAACAGAAAAACGAATTATCTCCACAGCAAAATTTTGTTATTGCAGAAATGAAACAACCAGTAAATCAACAAATTGTATTGACAGAAGAAGAACTTGCTGAAATGCCAGTCAAAGATTTAAACGCCTTATTACGTGGATTACCAGAATCAGaagttttaaagttaaaacaaaAACGTAGAACCATAAAGAATAGGGGCTATGCTCAAACAAGTCGTACAAAAAGAACCACTCAAAAAACAGTTCTTGAAAGTGAAAAAATCTCACTAGAGCAGCATCTAAGTAACTTAGCCCGAGAGAACGAAGCATTGCGTCGTGAAAGAGATGAAGCTAGAATTAAACTTGAAGCATTTGAGCGCTTTGCTGGCATGAGTGGCATTGTGTTAATGACTGGTGATAATGGAGAtataaaaactgcaagtgttCCAAGTACAGTTATAGTTAGTTCAACAGGTGAAGTAACAGTGAATAATAGAAGCATCAAAGTTGAAACAAGCAACAACaatcaaaattttctttctaCAAAACTGAACAATGAACATGTTTCAACTGCATTGATTCCTGACCCTTCTTTGCTGCGAAAGAAAGATGACAATCACTGA